GATAGCTCTTCATCATCGAGGAAGTATAAGAGAAgataaaatggaaattaTATTACACATTTTGAGAGTTGTCGATGTTCGTATGCTCAATACTTGATAAATATGGCACTTATCTTCATTTACATTcagaaatatattttgtaaatgtACATTACTAAAAAAATACGATTATGGGTCCTATGGTAGATGAGTAGAACTTCTTAATAAGGGTTGATGATGAACGCAATACAGTCTAATTTTTACAACTTTAGTTTAGTGGTTACTTAGGAAAGATTGGCGCTGGTCCAGTAAAACTAATAATCCAGTACTGTCTTACGTTGATATAAGTATTTATTCCTCTTTTTTAGGCACTCTAGAGGAATATGACTGAGAGTTATGTTAGGCCCTACAATCCTGTTAGCTTCCTCCTCACTCCTTTAAATTAAGGCTAGTCTGCATCTTATCCATTGAACAAGTCTATCTGATGCTCCATGTTAACTAAACCTCGGTGATGCCTAACTTAACACTTTCCTGTGCTCATTAGTTGTCGCACAGCTTCTAATGTAACGAATATGGGATCTACGATCTATCTTATAATATTGCTGAAATGAGGTGACTACTGGAACATTTTTGAACGCATCCGGTCTTGATATAATCCAAAACtaatccaattttttcttttttttgaagtgTAGAAGGTAGAAGATACGCAGTTTCTTGTTAGATTTACTATAATATCTGTCGAAGAGACAAAATCGTTAATTACATTATTCTGGATTTGAGAAAGCTCAACAAAACTGTAAGTATCTGAGTCCTCTATAAACAATGGGCACATGGAATTAATACGTAATGGACACGATTATCTTGCAAACATGTATAACTGTTCCATAGCGGTGGTCAGCCACACACTTTGGCAACACTGATTCGCTAAGAGCTGGAACTTGTATTTTACAAGAGGCATATGCAAGAGCAAATGGTCTACAGTAAGTACTACATAAATCACTATAATAAAGCAGCATAAAGAGCTTCAATGGTCACCAAAAGAGCGCCAGATAATAAAGCTCTGTTCAAACAACTCCGAGGCATCTCAACCAAAAATCCAACCGGAAAAACAACGAGCATCCATTAAAGACCTTCAAGAGCAGCAAATATATCGAATACAACTTCATCTGTTACTTCGATTCAGAGTGTCTCTACGATTTTACTGTAACATAACTAGGCAAACACCGCTCAAAGTTCAACCAAATCAACCGTAGTAATCGTGTCTCACGGGGTTTCGATGAATTGTGCAAAAGTATCTGCTATTGAAGGATATGCTGATATTTATTAACAACGTCACTATCAATACtgtcatatatatatatatatatatatatgacaGTCCGACATCAACATTTCATCTGATGTCCCGCAAGGGTATCCGAAATATGAAAAACCACGCTTGGTGTAATTTAAGATGATAATATCTTGATCATCAGCTTGTATAAACAGAAGATAGTTCTGGCATCCAGTAAAGTTCGGATTTGGTCCAACTTGTTtaatatttattagaaCTTATTAGGACTAAGCAGAACAGCTCCAATTATATCCTAGAAGAAGCTGTAAGGACGATACTTCTTAAAGGGGACTGCTTATAAGCCACCTGAATAATGAGGTTTTCtcactttttgaaatataatgCTGTACCAGAATGGCAAAACCAGTACATGGATTACAATGAACTTAAGAATCTAATTTACACGTTGCAAGCTGATCAAATAAGGGAAAATGGAGGAGCATCTCAGGGTCccagtaataataatatttctGAAAgttcatttgaaaatacACCGTTACCTAATGATCACAATAgttcaaaaaatggtattaaggcaaaattgaaagatagaCTTCCATCAAGATTTTTTAGGAAGCATGGAAGGAACAATGAATCCAATCGTAGTGGAACTCCTGACGTACAATTGGAAACTATAGAGTTGGAGGACTATCCTAAAGAATTGAGTTCTTTAAAAAAACATGAAAAGAATGATAGGGATTTTACCCCTGCacaaaaattcaaacagaaattttttgactCCAGACGCTCTTCTGCTTCATCGAGTGATGACAGAACTTTGTTTAGTCCGTACGATACTTTTGTCGATAGTTTAGTTAATGAGAAAGTCAAAATCGACGATTTCTATAAGAGAACAGAAACCAAGTTTTTTGCTAGACTTCAATCATTAGTGAAAGACCTTGAAAAAGAAGGTCTAGTTGATTTTGgtcttcaaaatatgtcTAGTAAAGTAGCTGAAGTATCTGCAGAATTAgatgaacaaaataattCTATGAATAAAGGATttaatcttcattattctAATGATCAAAATGAATTGAGAAGTAGATTTGATGCTTCAGAGGACATCGATGAGGAGGATATAGATGGTATTTCTacaaatcaagaaaatactGCCTTACTAGGATATTCTCAAGTGAACATAAAGTCACAAAAGAGATCTCTTTTGAAACATTCagtaataaatttataCATTGACCTATGTCAATTGAAGTCTTTCATCGAACTAAATCGCATTGGCTTTAGCaaaattaccaaaaaatttgacaagGTTCTTCATATGACCACAAGAGCTGATTTAATTCAATctgatgaattttttcaagacaCTTACATCTTTCAAGATGATACACTAATAGCGTTGGATGAAAAGATAGATTCACTAGTACATTTCTACGGTTCTATCGCAACACGTTATAAAAATTCTGATACGTGTAAAGAAGAACTAAAATCATACTTACATGATCACATTGTTTGGGAAAGGAGTAAAACGTGGAAGGATATGCTAGGACTACTTTCGCAAGATAGGGACATTAAAACTGACCTTGGCAGTGGATCAATAGGAACCGAAAAAATCTCTAACTTAGATCTAAGTTATTATAGCTGGAAAATTCCAACTCCAATCCATTGGAAATTTATTCAGATAAACTATTTCAAGATTCctaaattatttttcacaCTGAAGGCTTTGAAAATTGCCTTTATCATAGTTTTTACCGGTATTTTATTGGGTGTGAAAACTTTAAATGATAGAGTTGAGGGTCGTTGTCTGGCGTTGGTTGAGTGTTGTGCATTATTATGGGCTACAGAAGCAATTCCCCTACATGTGACAGCATTTCTCGTCCCTCTGCTAACAGTATTGTTCAGAGTTTTGAAGAACAGTGATGGTAGCACTATGTCTGCAGCAGCGGCTTCCTCTGCAATTCTGAGTGATATGTGGTCCTCCACCATTATGATCCTTTTGGCTGGTTTCACAATTGCAGAAGCTCTATCACAATTTGATATAGCCAAAATTTTAGCATCCTGGTTACTGGCATTTGCGGGTACAAAACCTAGAAACGTTCTTTTAATGGCCATGTGTGTGGTATTCTTTTTATCTATGTGGATTTCTAATGTCGCATCACCTGTCCTAACATATTCACTTGTAGCGCCATTGCTGGAATCACTTCATAGTGATGATCAATTTGCGAAGGCGTTGGTAATGGGAGTGGCCTTATCAGCCGATATTAGTGGTATGTCATCACCAATTTCTTCCCCCCAGAACATTATATCGATGGAATATTTATCTCCCTATGGTATTGGTTGGGGTCAATTTTTTGCTGTTGCCTTACCCTGTGGTATTTTAGCCATGCTTCTCACATGGGGTCTACTATGCCTAACCTTCAAGATAAACGGCACAAAATTAGAGAAATTCACGCCTATAAAGACAACACTGACTTTGAAGCAATATTATATCGTATTCGTTACATTGGGAACCATATTACTATGGTGTGttgaatcaaaaattcaaagtgCTTTCGGCTCATCAGGTCAAATCGCAATTTTTCCTATTGTATTATTCTTTGGAACCGGTATATTAAGTACGAAGGATTTAAATACGTTTCCATGGTCTATTGTTATCCTTGCCATGGGTGGCATAGCATTGGGGGATGcagtttcttcatctggattattgaaaacaatTGCAACTTCTTTACAAAAAAGAATAGAAAACGATACCTTACTTGCGATCCTTTGTATTTTTGGTATACTAATGTTAGTTGTCGGTACATTTGTGTCTCATACTGTCTCTGCAATAATTATCATTCCATTAGTCCAAGAGGTTGGTGAAAAGTTAAGCAGTCCAAAAGCAGCACCTGTCTTGGTCTTTGGTTGTGCCCTGCTTGCTTCATGTGGTATGGGTCTAGCCTCTTCCGGGTTCCCCAATGTGACTGCCATATCAATGACAGATCGCGAAGGTAAGAGATATCTTAATGTTGGGACTTTCATATCAAGAGGGGTACCTGCATCTATCATAGCGTTTCTATGCGTTATAACGATGGGTTATGGTATTATGATATCGATAGTGAAAGGAGTAACTACCGTCTGATAATGTATTATAGTACATTATTGCCAATTTATGAACTTTTTTAAGGATATACGAGTATGAGTTTTACGCTAGAACGCGAAAGCACTCATACATTGATACATATCATGATATATCTTATTTTAACCAACTTCTAATGATCTAACTATCTCCTGTTGCAGCATTTACCTCTGCATGAGATGGTATAC
The genomic region above belongs to Kazachstania africana CBS 2517 chromosome 7, complete genome and contains:
- the PHO87 gene encoding SPX domain-containing inorganic phosphate transporter (similar to Saccharomyces cerevisiae PHO87 (YCR037C) and PHO90 (YJL198W); ancestral locus Anc_1.136); translated protein: MRFSHFLKYNAVPEWQNQYMDYNELKNLIYTLQADQIRENGGASQGPSNNNISESSFENTPLPNDHNSSKNGIKAKLKDRLPSRFFRKHGRNNESNRSGTPDVQLETIELEDYPKELSSLKKHEKNDRDFTPAQKFKQKFFDSRRSSASSSDDRTLFSPYDTFVDSLVNEKVKIDDFYKRTETKFFARLQSLVKDLEKEGLVDFGLQNMSSKVAEVSAELDEQNNSMNKGFNLHYSNDQNELRSRFDASEDIDEEDIDGISTNQENTALLGYSQVNIKSQKRSLLKHSVINLYIDLCQLKSFIELNRIGFSKITKKFDKVLHMTTRADLIQSDEFFQDTYIFQDDTLIALDEKIDSLVHFYGSIATRYKNSDTCKEELKSYLHDHIVWERSKTWKDMLGLLSQDRDIKTDLGSGSIGTEKISNLDLSYYSWKIPTPIHWKFIQINYFKIPKLFFTLKALKIAFIIVFTGILLGVKTLNDRVEGRCLALVECCALLWATEAIPLHVTAFLVPLLTVLFRVLKNSDGSTMSAAAASSAILSDMWSSTIMILLAGFTIAEALSQFDIAKILASWLLAFAGTKPRNVLLMAMCVVFFLSMWISNVASPVLTYSLVAPLLESLHSDDQFAKALVMGVALSADISGMSSPISSPQNIISMEYLSPYGIGWGQFFAVALPCGILAMLLTWGLLCLTFKINGTKLEKFTPIKTTLTLKQYYIVFVTLGTILLWCVESKIQSAFGSSGQIAIFPIVLFFGTGILSTKDLNTFPWSIVILAMGGIALGDAVSSSGLLKTIATSLQKRIENDTLLAILCIFGILMLVVGTFVSHTVSAIIIIPLVQEVGEKLSSPKAAPVLVFGCALLASCGMGLASSGFPNVTAISMTDREGKRYLNVGTFISRGVPASIIAFLCVITMGYGIMISIVKGVTTV